One Lycium barbarum isolate Lr01 chromosome 5, ASM1917538v2, whole genome shotgun sequence genomic window carries:
- the LOC132641202 gene encoding ALBINO3-like protein 1, chloroplastic, which translates to MATSFPFLGPNSILSPFIDRTRTLNPLFHRTHFGNLAVSKPFSRGMLGVARFGSGQDPFLDPENAEMIFKDLFARAEGLLYAVADAAVVSGSGDTTVVDGATESAKQNSSDWLSGITNGMEAVLKVLKDGLSTLHVPYSYGFAIILLTILVKAATFPLTKKQVESAMAMKSMAPQIKAIQERYAGDQERIQLETARLYKLAGINPLAGCLPTLATIPIWIGLYRALSNVANEGLLTEGFFWIPSLAGPTTIAARQTGSGTSWLFPFVDGHPPLGWSDTFAYLVLPVLLVVSQYVSIQIMQPSQQSDDPNVKNSQAITKFLPLILGYFSLSVPSGLSLYWFTNNILSTAQQVWLQKFGGAKSPALKLTDDTSRKEKRGGAKVPTLKLNDDTSRKEQPQIQKSVSEATIAKKKDQNPTSDRPRQGDRFKQLKEQEARKRQQREEEKRRAEIENRIVTDSINGDSTSPSRDTSTSEDYRVVNGGSPSSEVKEDERVQTGEISDDHHHGEGQHVSDERKKGETVTSTRAADNKLPLEDAQEDTSE; encoded by the exons ATGGCAACCTCTTTCCCTTTTCTTGGACCCAATTCAATATTATCTCCATTTATAGACAGAACAAGAACCTTAAACCCACTTTTCCACCGAACCCACTTTGGAAATCTTGCAGTTAGCAAACCCTTTTCACGTGGCATGCTAGGAGTGGCTAGATTCGGGTCGGGTCAGGATCCGTTTCTTGACCCGGAAAATGCGGAGATGATTTTTAAGGACTTGTTTGCTAGAGCTGAAGGGTTATTGTATGCAGTTGCTGATGCCGCTGTTGTTTCGGGTTCTGGTGATACAACGGTTGTTGATGGTGCTACTGAAAGTGCTAAACAGAATAGTAGTGATTGGCTCTCTGGTATTACTAATGGAATGGAGGCTGTTTTGAAG GTTTTGAAAGATGGGCTTTCAACTTTACATGTGCCATATTCTTATGGTTTTGCAATCATTCTACTGACGATACTAGTAAAAGCTGCCACTTTTCCTCTAACTAAAAAGCAG GTAGAATCAGCAATGGCAATGAAATCTATGGCACCGCAAATAAAGGCTATTCAGGAGCGATATGCTGGAGACCAG GAGAGGATTCAACTTGAAACTGCTCGACTTTATAAATTAGCTGGCATAAATCCACTGGCAG GATGTCTGCCAACCCTTGCCACTATACCTATATGGATTGGGCTTTACAGAGCACTCTCAAATGTGGCAAATGAG GGACTTCTGACCGAAGGCTTCTTCTGGATACCCTCACTAGCTGGTCCAACAACAATTGCTGCCCGACAAACTGGAAGTGGCACCTCTTGGCTTTTCCCTTTTGTA GATGGTCATCCTCCCCTTGGTTGGTCTGATACTTTTGCTTATCTTGTCTTGCCTGTACTGTTGGTTGTTTCCCAGTATGTCTCTATTCAAATCATGCAACCATCCCAACAG AGTGATGATCCAAATGTGAAGAACTCTCAAGCAATAACTAAGTTTCTCCCTTTAATTCTTGGTTATTTTTCACTGTCAGTTCCTTCTGGTCTGAGCCTATATTG GTTCACAAACAACATACTTAGCACTGCTCAACAAGTATGGCTACAGAAGTTTGGGGGTGCAAAAAGTCCAGCCCTGAAATTAACTGATGATACTTCTAGGAAAGAAAAACGTGGGGGTGCAAAAGTTCCAACCCTGAAATTAAATGATGATACTTCCAGGAAAGAGCaacctcaaattcagaaatcagTCTCTGAAGCAACAATAGCTAAAAAGAAAGACCAGAATCCTACTTCAGATAGGCCCCGCCAGGGTGATAG GTTTAAACAGTTAAAGGAACAAGAAGCAAGAAAACGGCAACAGAGGGAGGAGGAGAAGAGGAGAGCCGAGATAGAAAATAGGATTGTAACTGACTCTATTAATGGTGATTCTACGTCTCCGAGTCGCGACACTTCCACTTCTGAAGACTATCGTGTTGTAAATGGTGGTAGTCCTTCTTCGGAAGTGAAGGAAGACGAAAGAGTTCAGACTGGTGAAATTTCAGATGATCACCACCATGGAGAGGGTCAGCATGTTTCTGACGAAAGAAAGAAG GGCGAAACTGTTACTTCTACCCGAGCTGCAGATAACAAACTTCCACTTGAAGATGCACAAGAAGACACAAGCGAGTAA